The Rhodamnia argentea isolate NSW1041297 chromosome 7, ASM2092103v1, whole genome shotgun sequence genome contains the following window.
GTGCCGTTCATATTAAGCGCGTCTTAAGGTTCCCTACTTCAACGGGCGGCACTAATCATCTGTTGTTAGAGCTCTAATGAACTTTATTCTTACATCGTTTGTACCAGCAGAGGCCTCATAACAATTCCAAGTCTCTCTCTTCATCGTTCAGAACATATATGGTGCCTCAAACTTAGAGGAAATATTGAGgaaatatgtatatataaaccTCTTGCCCAGGCCACttgcttcttctcctcctctgaCGGCAAAGAGAAAATTCCCACCTCCTTCATTCAGAGAATCAAGAAACCTGAGACTCTGGTCTGGTTTAAAAATGTTCTCACATCCCCGTGGCATCTTCAAGCTTCTGAGAAGTTTCTCCTCGACGAAGTCCTGTTTGCTCCAAACTTCCACTTGTGCTTGACATTCTTGATAAATCTCAAATTTTCCTCAGCCAACATCTTCTGATTCTTCCAGCTTTCGACAGTCAAGGGATGTGCTCAGAAATAGGTAGTCCTCCTCGTGTGTCATTTTCATATGATCCGGGGCCAAGAGATAGCACAACAGGGGAATCCATCAAGGCTGGATCAGGTTCCTTCTGCCTTTCGGACAGGAACTCCGATTTCGAGTTCAGCATCTGTCAAAGCTTTGACTATGAATCTTCTTCGGCTGACGAGCTTTTCGCGAATGGAATGATTCTTCCTGTCCAGATTCAACAGAGAAACAACACTGCTACTCCAAATGGGACTTCAAAACGTGAAGGTGAAgcacttccttcttctttacttCCTCCAATCCCATGTCCTCCAAGTGATGAgaccaaaaagaaagcaagCATAAAGGAGATCGCAGTGTCAAGCTTGGACTCAGAGGAAAAGTCCATCTCCAAGTCTTTTTGGGGGTTCAGGAGGAGTTCAAGTCTCAACTCAGAAGGCGTGCAAAAAAAGAGCTTGACCTGTTCATTCCCACTTTTGTTGAGAAGCAATTCGACCGGCTCGGctccaaatcccaaaaaagcACCACAGAAGCAACCATCTATTCCATTGCCAAAATCACCGTcgttgtcgtcttcttcttcatcatcgacaTCATGCTTTTCTTCAAGTAATGTGAATTCAAGGCCTCAAAAgcctccattgaagaagaatcACAGCCACGGAACATACTATGGGCACAGATTTAGAATTAGTCCAGTATTGAACGTTCCAACTCCTTCCATTTCGAAAGGGACCGCTAATTTCCTAGGTTTGGGTTCGTTTCTGCGGAGTGGAAAGGATAAGAAGATTAGGAGATGATTTTGGTGACTGCATTTTACTAGTCTTCCTTATCTAACATATGTGTACTCATGTTTGGCTTATATAATCCCCAGTTGATTGTGATCAGAACAAACcagaaacaagaaagaacaggAATAACAAGAAGGATCATAGATAAGCTAaggaagagatagagagagatcaaAAGAGAGACAACATAGAATCTTGGAATGTTGATATCTAAGGAATTGTCAACCCCTTGTTTCAGGGCTGTCTGCTGTCCTGTTTGCTTTCTGATTTCTCTTCATTCCATGgctctttcaaattttttccttcctttttgggTGTTTGCGTATATTTTAAAAGGTGCTTTTGGACTTTGGTTTGTCATTGGaggtatttttgtttatttattcacTATGGATCTTTCTCTGTGAGAATGCCTTTTGGTTTAGGTCACCTTCTCCCTGTGTCATAGGTT
Protein-coding sequences here:
- the LOC115734663 gene encoding vitellogenin-2-like — its product is MFSHPRGIFKLLRSFSSTNQGMCSEIGSPPRVSFSYDPGPRDSTTGESIKAGSGSFCLSDRNSDFEFSICQSFDYESSSADELFANGMILPVQIQQRNNTATPNGTSKREGEALPSSLLPPIPCPPSDETKKKASIKEIAVSSLDSEEKSISKSFWGFRRSSSLNSEGVQKKSLTCSFPLLLRSNSTGSAPNPKKAPQKQPSIPLPKSPSLSSSSSSSTSCFSSSNVNSRPQKPPLKKNHSHGTYYGHRFRISPVLNVPTPSISKGTANFLGLGSFLRSGKDKKIRR